The Paracholeplasma brassicae genome includes the window AACTCTTTAGCTCGTCCTGTTAAAATTTTGTGTGTATAGGCTTGATGCCCAACGTCAAATATGAATTGATCTATTGGGCTATCAAACACATAGTGCATCGCAATCGATAATTCGACAACACCGAGATTTGATGCCAAATGCCCGCCTGTTTTTGAAATGTTTTCAATCAAAAAAGCCCTGATTTCTTTGGATAGTTCGATCAGTTCTTTAGTGGATAAAGACTTTAAGAACGAGGGGTCTTTAATGTCATATAAATTCATACTAACCCTCTATTCTACGTCAAATTCCTTTAAGCCTTGGTCTGTCATTTGTTTAACGACCATCGCTTCGCTTTTCTTGATTAGTTCGTAACAAAGCTTTGATAGCTCTAAGCCTTCATTATACATTTTAACGGCTTCGTCTAATGAAATGTCTTTATTTTCTAACGCTTTTACGGTTTTTTCTAATTGTTCTAAGGCTTGTTCAAAGGTTAATTTAGTCATGGTTCTTCTCCTTTTTTTGTACAACAGAATAGACTTTTCCATCCGTTAAGATGGTTTCTAACGTGTCATTGATTTCTACGTCATCCACGCTCGCAATCTTTTTATCATTAATTAAACTAATTGAATACCCTTTGTCCATATAAGACAGTGGATTTAAGTGCTTGAGCTGTTCTTTCAAGATAATAAATTGTTGAGCTTTGGATTCTAATACGTAGTTTATTTGTTGTTTTAGTCTATCATCGAGTTGCCGATGTGTTTTTTCTTTTTGTTTGATTAATTCAGTAAGATTAAAGGATCCTAGTCGTTTGTCTAAATAGGAAGATACATCTTTCTTATACTCAATTAATAATTTATAATTTCGATTTAACAAGTAGCTAAGTTCTTGTTGTTTTTCTTTTTGTTTATTGATTCTTTCAATCGGGCTTTTCGCCATCAAATGTTCTTCAACATGCATTAGCCTGACTTTCTTTTCATCGAGCCTTCCATTAAAGTTTCGATATAAACTCAGTTTGATTTCGTTCATTCGACTAAGCAGTTCGTCTTTGTTTGGTGTAGCAAGTTCGGCGGCTGCGGTTGGCGTAGGCGCTCTTAAATCAGAAACAAAATCACTTATCGTAAAATCCGTTTCATGGCCAATACCAGTGATGATTGGTAATCTTGATTTAAAGATGGCTTCAATAACAATGAGTTCATTAAACGCCCATAAGTCCTCAATCGAGCCACCCCCTCGACCCACAATCAGTGTGTCGACTAAATCATCTTGATTGGCTTTTTCAATGCAATTCTTGATGCTTATTTTACTGTCATTTCCTTGAACAATGGCCGGGTATAAGATAACCTCAGCAAGCGGATATCGTCTTTCGATTGTGTGAATAATGTCTTTAATTGCCGCACCAGTTGGTGAGGTAACCACGCCAATTCTTGCGGGGTACTTTGAAATTGGTTTTTTATATTTTTGATCGAAATAACCTTTTTCTTGAAGTTCTTTTTTTAGTTTTTCATAAGCCAAATAAAGATCGCCTATGCCATCTGGCTCCATCGTGTAAATGTTTAAACTGTAAGAGCCACCCGCTTCATAAACGCTAATTTGACCCAAAACAAGTACTTTATCGCCATCTTTTGGGCTGAAATTCACTTTTGAAGCGTAGTTTTGAAACATGACACAACGAATTTGTGACTGTTCATCTTTTAATGTGAAATAAAAATGACCACGCGAATGTTTGGTCAGATTTGAGATTTCACCCTTTAGATAAATCTTTTGCAGATGTTGGTTATTTTCTAAAATGTGTTTGATGTATTTAGTTATTGCTGATACCGTCAAATACTTGATATCATTCATACAATCACCCTAGGTTCTTTTTGATGTTATCTAATAAACGATTGGTAAATGCGCTTTGTTTCTCATCATCAAGATTACAAAATGTTTTTGTTAAAATGATGGCTTCATTAATTACGACTGGTTTTGGTGTTTCTGTGAACATCATTTCATAGACCGCTAAACGTATGATCGCACGGTCAACAAACGATAAACGTTCAATGGTATAGTTAGTTAAGTTACGTTTGATAACGTAGTCTACATCTTCTTTTTTGGCTTGAATCGCTAAAAAAGTGTCGATGACTTCCTCATCTAACGACAAAGGCATTTCAGGATTTAAATCTTGTTGGTACAAAAGTGTCATTAAACTGACTCTTTTTTCATGTTCTGTTTTCATATAATTAAGCACTCCTTGACTCTTTACTATTCTATCATAAAATGTTTGTTTTTTTAAACGAAATCTCTTTATTATTACTAAAAAAAGAATACGACCCAAAGAACGGGTCGTATACGCTTGTTTTGTTGTCTAAATTAAGAAATACGTATTCTTGCCCAAGCATCACTTGTGAAGTTTTTAACCTCAGGCAAATATGCAAATACTTCATCGTGTTCGTTAATGATGACTTCATACGCATCAATGTAGTCATAGAACTCACCATCTTCTAAAATCACGTCTTCATAAACATCTTTTCTAGGTGTTGAATAATAGACGTATTCTGTATTTAGTAACGCTTGATCATAAGAAGAAACAAAGTTAATAAAGTCGTAGGCTAAGTCTTTGTTTTTTGCATTCTTTGGAATGACCATTGCATCTACCCAAACGTTTGTTCCTACCGTAGGAACAAAGAAGCCAAGTTTGTCTTGTTCACTCATTAAATAGATGGCATCCCCAGAATAAGCAAGCGCTAAATCGTATTTTAATTCTGGCATATCATCTAAGATTTCATCGGTTAAGAAAGTTACATTAGATTTTCCAGCAATCTCTTTTAACCAGTCTTCTGCCTCCGTTAATTCTGCCGTATTTGAGGTATTCATTGAATAGCCTAATTGTTTTAATGCAACCATAAAGCCATCTCTTGCAGAGTCATAGAACGCAATGTCGTAAGATTCTTTAAAAATATTCCATTGTTTTTCTTGAAGTTCTGCTAAAGTCACTTCATCTTTGTTATAAACAATACCGACGTTACCCCAGAAATAAGGCACACCGTAATTAAGTAAATTAAACGGTACGCTTTCTAAGATTGAGCTGAGTCCATCAGCTAACCCCGTTGTTTTGTCTAGGTTATCGATTCTTGACCAATCAATCACTTCTAATAGGTCTTCACCTACCATTTGTTCAATGGCATAATCGCTTGGCATGATGACATCAAAGCTTTCTGTCTTCATTTTTGTTATGGCAGATTCATTTGAATCGAACGTCACTAATTTCACACAAACATCGTGTTCTTTTTCAAAATTTTTGATGATTGCTGGGTCCATATACTCACCCCAGTTAAATACTTTAACACTATCTTTTCCTATGCATGAGATTGTATCAACGATACCACAACCCGCAAGTAGGAATAAACTACTCATTAGTATACTACTTAATAAAATAAATTTTTTCATTCTTCACTCTCCTGTTGTATTTTTTTTGTTTTCATAAAATTTCTGGTTACTATTAAACCGATAACGACAATAATAATGGTTGATAAGGCATTAATCGTAGGTTCTATGCCTCGTTTTAAGGTATAAAGATAAATCGAAATATTGGTTGCAGATCCTGCCGTAAAGTAGGAAATCACAAAATCATCGAAACTCATTGTAAAGGCAATCGCAGCCCCTGCAATGACCGCTACTTTTATCTCAGGAAACACGACCAATCGTAGCGCTTGAAGTGGGGTTGCTCCTAAGTCTTTGGCCGCCTCAGCTAGATTAGGATCAAGACTTCTCACTTTAGGATAAACCGTGATAATCACGTATGGGATACTAAAGGCAATGTGTGCCAACAGCATCGTCAAATAGCCTCTTGGTAGTTGAAACGACACAAAGAGCAACAGTAAGCCTACCGCAGTGACAATCTCTGGGTTGACGATTGGCACGTTGTTCGCCGTTAGAATGATATCTTTAACTAATTTCTTGCTTTTTGATAATGAAAGTGCTGCAAAGGTACCAATAATCGTTGAAATCAGTGTCGACACCACGGCAATCAATATGGTCATGGTAACCGCACCCATAATCTCTTGGGAATCAAATAATTTTTCATACCACTGGAATGAAAAACCACCCCATCGTGTCAAACTCTTATTTTCATTAAAACTGAAAATAACCATCGATAAAATCGGTGCATAAATGAATAACAACACCAAGGCCATAAAAATCTTCGAGGCATGTTTACGTAGTTTAGTCATGATCCACCTCCGGGTTTTTATCGAGTTTCTTTGTTAAATAAACCATGATCATGATAATGACAGATAAGATAATGGCAATGGCAGAACCATAGCCCCAGTTTCCGTTTTTTAAGAAACGGTCTTCAATCAAATTACCGATCAAGTAACGACCACCACCTAAATATTTAGGTATCACTAGCGTGGTTGCCGCTGGTAGTAACACCATTGTGATACCTGATAAAACACCCGTGATTGATAGTGGTAAAGTGACTCTCATAAACGTTTCAAAGCGGTTTGCGCCTAAATCATGAGCTGCCTCGTATAATTTAGGGTCTATTTTTGATAAGACCGTGTAAATTGGCAACACCATGAACGGTAAGAACACGTATACCATGCCCGTCACAATTGAGAAATTACCCCCAAGCAAATTTGGTAAGAACATTTCAAACAACTGTTTTAATGCCATGGTTCTTAGTAACATATTGACCCACATCGGGGCAGTTAGAATTAAAATCATTAGCGCTTGCGTTCGAGCTTTTTTCTTTGAAATAATAAACGCGGTTGGATAACCAATCATTAAAGCTACAATCGTAGTAACAATGGCTAAATAAATTGAGTCAACCATTGCCTTAATAAATAGCGGTTCTTGTGCGAACTGAACAAAATATTTCAATGAAAATGTTAAGAACATATCATTAACACGTTCAGTTAGCGCATATAATAAGATTAACCCCAAAGGAATTACGATTAAGAAGGTTAAAATCACGTAATATGGGATCCCTAGTAAGACGACGGAATCCATTTTGGTCTTTTTGATTGACTGTTTGGGTTCTCTTCGTTTAAGCGGTTCTCTAAACATTACCATTTCTCCATAACATGGATGTCTTCTGGTGTAAATATAATGGATACTTCTTTACCTTCTTCATGGAAATCCGTCGTGTGGATTGTATAGGTACGGTGGCTAGTTTTAACATCGATTTCATAGTGAACACCTTTAAAGACCACACTATCAACAACCCCATTAATAAAACCTTCCTCAGGTGATACGATATCTAAATCCTCAGGTCTTAAAACCACGTCAACGACTTCATTTTTCTTAAACCCTTTATCGACACAAACATAGTCTTTGTCGTCAAAATGGATTAAGTAATCGTCTTTCATCACGCCTTCAATCAAGTTGGATTCACCAATGAAGGATGCCACAAACTGATTGATTGGCTCATTATAAATGTCGACAGGCGTTCCGATTTGTTGGATTTCGCCATCATTCATCACGACAATCTTATCACTCATTGTTAAAGCTTCTTCTTGGTCGTGTGTGACAAAGATGAATGTGATTCCGGCATTTCTTTGAATTTCTTTTAACTCGTATTGCATTTCTTGTCTCAGTTTCAAATCGAGTGCCGCTAGCGGTTCATCAAGTAATAGCACTTGTGGCTCGTTAATTAATGCACGTGCAATCGCCACGCGTTGTTGTTGACCACCACTCAATTTATGAATGTTCCTATTTTCAAAGCCTTTTAAGCCCACCATATTTAAATATTTGGTTACTTTATCGACAATGTCTTGTTCTTTTTCTTTTTTTGATCGCTTATCGTTTGAATCTTTTTTTAAACGAAGTCCAAACGCAACATTTTCAAACACATCAAGGTGTGGAAATAATGCGTATCTTTGAAACACTGTGTTTGTAGGTCTTTTGTGTGGCGGCACATTTTTCATGTCAACGCCATTAAAAAGCACCTCACCTTGCGATGGGTCTACAAACCCACCAATGATTCTAAGCGTGGTTGTTTTCCCACAACCAGATGGCCCAAGTAGTGTCACAAATTCATTTTCAAAAATATCAAGGTCAATACCTCTTAGGACAATTTGTCCACCAAACTCTTTTGTAATCCCTTTAAGCTCAATTATTTTCTTCATTTTTTGCCCCCTAGGTCTATGTTTACGCACAGTAAACTTATTGTTTTTCTATGGCTTATGAACCCTTTGAAACTTTTTCTAGTTTAGTATAAGTAAACTGTAAGTTAAGCAACAATAAACCAAATTCAATACTATTATATAGTAATTAAACCAGATGTCAACAATAATAATTGAAATCGATTGTAAAAGGGGATTCTTTGATATATAATAACTACGCGGGGATGTTACGGATTCGTCACGGTTTTAAAGGTAACATAAGCATGTCTTGGTGGTGCAAGTAAAAACACACGAGGTTCTAAATAACCGGAAACCAAAATTTACAATTCGCTGCTTAAGAAAAAGTGCGAGCCAACTCTAAGTTTTCTTACGACCTAGACTACGGCCCAATTTAGTAAGATATATTTAGTTGTTGCCACCTTAAGCAACTAGATGAATTAATAGGGTTAGTCTAATAGAAATATGTCGTTCTATGTCTATTAGATGAATATAACTGAGCGACTAAACATGTAGAAAGTGTTACAGTTTAGGATCTTGCACAGGGGTTCAAATCCCCTCATCTCCACCAAATTTGACTATGAAAGACTTGATTAAATTCAAGTCTTTTTTTGTTATATGTATATAGAAAAATAACCAAATAACGTCGTATTAAGACTTCACTTGGCTTTAGTTATGAAATTTTAACAACACAATCAAGAAGTCCCCTTCCTCTACAGGTAGCGAGATGAATTGATTCTTTTCATTTTTGAGATTGATTATTACATATAAATATGATATAATATAAATATATTATACACTTGGTATGTAATATGAAAGAAGGCCTTATTATGATAAAATTAGACACGAATTCACATTCAGTCTTTATGTTATGCTATCACTTGATTTTAGTCACCAAATATAGACGTCGAGTCTTCAATGATGAAGTCTCTAATCGCGCTAAAGATATTTTTGAATATATCGCTTCTAACTATCATATTACACTTATTGAGTGGAATCACGATTCTGATCATGTTCATATTCTATTTAGAAGTCATCCTAAAACAGAATTATCCAAATTCATCAATGCTTACAAATCCGCTTCATCTCGATTAATCAAACAAGAATTTGAATCCGTTCGTAAACAACTATGGAAGTCTTACTTTTGGAGTCAAAGTTTTTGTTTGTTAACTTCGGGTGGTGCACCGACTGAAGTAATCAAACAGTATATCGAAAGTCAGGGTGAACCGGATGAACAAAGCCTTTAAGTTTCGTATCTATCCCAATGAATCTCAAAAGATTTTGATTCATATGACCTTAGGCCATAATCGCTTTTTATGGAATAAGATGTTAGAAGATAAACAGAGACATTATGAACTCACGAAAAATAGCCTTCATCTTACACCAGCTCAGTATAAGAATGACTATCCCTTTTTAAAAGATGTCGATTCGTTATCTTTAGCTAATACACAACTCAATCAAGAAAAAGCCTTTAAACGGTTCTTCAATCATAAACAAGAACGACCAAAGTTTCGTTCTAAGAAACAAGACTATGGGTATACAACCAATCGAGTGAATAATAATATCGTTCTATTAAAAGGCTATATCAAGTTACCTAAACTGGGTGAAGTGAAGATTAAACAACACAGAACCATACCGAGTGAGATGATTCTCAAAAGCGTAACTGTATCAAAGAGTAGTACAGGTAAGTATTATGTCTCTATTCTATATGAATACCAAAAAGAGATTCAGAAACAAGTAGTCAAAGATGCCATAGGACTAGATTTCTCAATGACTCATTTTTATGTCGATAGTGAAGGATTTAAGATGGACTATCCTAAAGACATACAAACAGACTTTAACAAACTTAGAGTCCTTCAAAGAAGTTTATCTAGAAGAGTCAAAGGGTCTAGTAACTATGATAAGAAGGCATTAGAAATCGCCTTGTTATATGAAAGAATCAAACATAAAAGAGATGACTTCCTACATAAACTATCTAACGCGATAGCCAAGCGTTATGATTTGGTGAGTGTAGAAGGTTTGAATCTGATAGATATGTCTCAAACAAGTCCATATTACGCCAAACAGATATCTAGATTTGGTTGGACTAGATTTGTATCCTTCTTAAAGTACAAGTTAGAAACACAGGGTAAAAGCCTAATGATGATGGATCAGTGGTATCCATCATCTAAGAGATGTAGTTGTTGTGGGGACATCAAAACAGATTTGAAGTTATCTGAGAGAGTCTATGATTGTCCAAATTGTGAGTTACACCTAGATCGAGATCACAACGCAGCGATCAATATCAACAGAGAAGGATTAAGACAATATAAGTTAGCATTTCAGTTATAAAAGGATTCAGAACCGTAGGGACTACGGGGATAGCCTATTGAGTCACTGGCGGGTACGCTGGTTTGGATAGGAAGCCCCCACTTCGATTAAGTGGTGGGTAGTTCACTGAATCTGTCGTTATATAATCAACACCGATCTCTTCTAGTTCTTTAAGAAGTGCTGTATCATCAACTACCCAGCAGTTAACTTCTAATCCGTTCTCATGGAACCTCTTGATATTATCGATGAATTCTTCTTTATTCTCAAGGTAAATACTCTTAGAGATATCTAAGTCGATTTGATATTTTATACAATCATCTAAATAGTTTCTATAATCAGTTTTTGCGACAAACTGTAACTTGATGTCTTGATTAATTTTTCTAATCTCAATTAGTATTGAAATACTAGCCAAATTGGCAATGATAATGATTTGATTTTTATCTATCCCTGATGACTCAATGATTTCAAACATTTGATGAACGTAAAAGGTACTAAAGGTTTCTTTCATTTCAATGAATGCTCTACACTGAGTGTTTTTGATTAAATTTAAAAAATCTTTAAACAACATGATATGACCATGATATGTTTGTTGATCGACTTCTACTTTTGTAAGTAGTACTGTCTTTAAGTAGTCCCACTCACAATCAATGATATTCATATCTACATTAGCTAATCTTTTTATATTTAGATCATGAAAAACAACCAGTCTACCATCTTTTGTTGGTTGTATGTCTAACTCAATACCATAATAACCTAGATTAATTGCCCCTTGAAAAGCTTCTTTGGTGTTTTCAAGACCAATATATTTACCACCACGATGAGCGATGAGTTTATTCATTAATCCATGTTTCATTTAAAATACTCCTTCATGACACTTAAATATATTTCTACTGATTTGATTGTTTATAGATATGTCGACTAAAACGATTATAAATATTATAGTAAGTCAGTTTTTCAATATCTTCTTTACTATAACCATTTTCTGCTAGTTTCTTTAATAATGCACCAACTTCAGAAGCATTTTTTAGTTCTTCTAAATTCATTGTTTTGGTTGGACCAAAGTAATCCATAAAGTCAAAACCAAAACCAACATTATCGATCCCCATGATTTTGATTGCTTCTTCTAAATGTTTCATCCATGTATCAAGGTTCTTATCGCTTTCATCAATAGCGATAAAATTACCGATTGCTGTTAAACATAATAAACCATTAGCCTCTTTTAGTTTTTTTAGTTGATCATCCGTTAGATTTCTTTTATGATCCATTAACTTTGCTAGATTACTATGAGATACTAAAATATTTTTACTTGTGTAGTTTAATACATCATAAAAAGACTTTTCATTTAAGTGTGATAAATCGATAATCATATCGTTTTCAATCATAAAATCTAGTACTTCATAGCCATGTTGTGTGAGTCCTTGATCTTTTGGACCATTGACACCTGTTGCATATTGATTTGCTTCATTCCAAGTTAGCATCGCGTGTCGATACCCCAGTTGATAAATTCTTTCTAATTCAAAAACATCTTTTAAGTTTCTAAGCCCTTCAATACCTAATATGACTTCAAACCGATCTAAATCAACCAATGATTTACTCACCTCTAATGCTTCAAATAAGTTAAACTCATCCGGTGAATAAACAGTCCAAATACCACCAGTCATATGATGATTTAACTGGTTATAATGATAATCATTAAACCTATTTATATCACCTTTTAAACTGCTTTGATAACAATCATATAAGATGTCGGTATGCGCATCAAACACTTTGATTTTTTTCATTCATATCAGCTCTTTTCTATACTTAGTATAACATAATAAAACTGCTGATTATCTCTTATTTACTACTTTGAAGACTTAAATATCACGCTTGATACCTTTTAAAATAATATATTCTTTAACAACTAACTTATTAGGTCTTTGTACGGCGATTTCTCCTATAACCAAACGTTCTAGGTTTGATTTTCTTTGATTCTATTGCATCTCATGGTATGATTGACGTGGAGTGATCATATGACAACAGAAAAACCAAAACGTAGAGAACGCTATAAAGGCACCTACCCAAAAACATTTAATCAAAAATACAAAGAACAAAACCCAGAAAAATACCAAGAAACTATCTTAAAAGTCATCGAAAAAGGCAATACCCCAGCAGGGATGCATCGCCCCATTATGACAACAGAAATTCTTGATTTTTTTGATATTAAAGAAGGGCAAATCGGACTAGACTTAACCTTAGGTTATGGTGGTCATACAAGTCAGATGCTAAACGTGTTAAACCACAAAGGTCACTTGCACGCGACCGATCAAGACCCAATCGAACTACCAAAAACCAAAGAACGATTGGAAAGCCAAGGTTTTACTTCATCCGATTTCACCTTGCACCACCTGAATTTCAAAGACCTTGATTTAATTGGTCAAACATTTGATTTTATCCTAGCCGATTTAGGTGTTTCATCAATGCAAATTGATGATCCAAAACGTGGTTTCACCTTTAAACAAGACGGCCCACTCGACTTAAGAATGAACCCTTCAGAGGGCGTTCCTGCTAGCATCCGACTTCAAGAGTTAACAACTGATGAAATCGAGGGTATGTTAATCGAGAATGCCGATGAAGTTTATGCACACCAAATCGCCTTAGAGATTACAAAGGAGAAACACAGTGGTAATCCAATTGACACCACCAAAGCACTTTATCAAATCATAAAGAACGCACTTGCGTTTTTACCTAAAAACGATCGAGATGATGCCACTAAAAAAGCTGCAACAAGAACATTTCAAGCACTTCGAATTGACGTTAATAGCGAATACGAAGTATTATTTGAACTCTTAGACAAACTACCTAATTTCCTAAACCCTGGTGGGAAGGTTGCTATACTCTCCTTTCACTCAGGGGAAGATCGTTTAGTCAAAAAAGCCTTCAAACATTTTTACAATGAAGGGATTTACAAACAAATTGATGGTCCAATAAGCCCATCTAATGACGAGATTTATCAAAATCCTAGGTCTAGATCAGCAAAATTAAGAACTGCCATCAAAACCTAACAACAAAGACCAACCCTAAGTTTAATTAAAGGTTGGTCTTTTTTTTCTATTCGCTTAAAATGTAAGCATTTTATTGTTTAATCTTAACTGGTTTTTTTGGTAATACCTTAAATCTGCTTTATGATTCATATTTAAGGTTTTATAATAAACATCACCGATCAGTCGTCTTTTTTTAAGCATATAGACTATTTTTCCGCTGAATAAATCCACTAAATAGTCCAT containing:
- the xseB gene encoding exodeoxyribonuclease VII small subunit, giving the protein MTKLTFEQALEQLEKTVKALENKDISLDEAVKMYNEGLELSKLCYELIKKSEAMVVKQMTDQGLKEFDVE
- the xseA gene encoding exodeoxyribonuclease VII large subunit, giving the protein MNDIKYLTVSAITKYIKHILENNQHLQKIYLKGEISNLTKHSRGHFYFTLKDEQSQIRCVMFQNYASKVNFSPKDGDKVLVLGQISVYEAGGSYSLNIYTMEPDGIGDLYLAYEKLKKELQEKGYFDQKYKKPISKYPARIGVVTSPTGAAIKDIIHTIERRYPLAEVILYPAIVQGNDSKISIKNCIEKANQDDLVDTLIVGRGGGSIEDLWAFNELIVIEAIFKSRLPIITGIGHETDFTISDFVSDLRAPTPTAAAELATPNKDELLSRMNEIKLSLYRNFNGRLDEKKVRLMHVEEHLMAKSPIERINKQKEKQQELSYLLNRNYKLLIEYKKDVSSYLDKRLGSFNLTELIKQKEKTHRQLDDRLKQQINYVLESKAQQFIILKEQLKHLNPLSYMDKGYSISLINDKKIASVDDVEINDTLETILTDGKVYSVVQKKEKNHD
- a CDS encoding transcription antitermination protein NusB; the encoded protein is MKTEHEKRVSLMTLLYQQDLNPEMPLSLDEEVIDTFLAIQAKKEDVDYVIKRNLTNYTIERLSFVDRAIIRLAVYEMMFTETPKPVVINEAIILTKTFCNLDDEKQSAFTNRLLDNIKKNLG
- a CDS encoding ABC transporter substrate-binding protein, which codes for MKKFILLSSILMSSLFLLAGCGIVDTISCIGKDSVKVFNWGEYMDPAIIKNFEKEHDVCVKLVTFDSNESAITKMKTESFDVIMPSDYAIEQMVGEDLLEVIDWSRIDNLDKTTGLADGLSSILESVPFNLLNYGVPYFWGNVGIVYNKDEVTLAELQEKQWNIFKESYDIAFYDSARDGFMVALKQLGYSMNTSNTAELTEAEDWLKEIAGKSNVTFLTDEILDDMPELKYDLALAYSGDAIYLMSEQDKLGFFVPTVGTNVWVDAMVIPKNAKNKDLAYDFINFVSSYDQALLNTEYVYYSTPRKDVYEDVILEDGEFYDYIDAYEVIINEHDEVFAYLPEVKNFTSDAWARIRIS
- a CDS encoding ABC transporter permease, which codes for MTKLRKHASKIFMALVLLFIYAPILSMVIFSFNENKSLTRWGGFSFQWYEKLFDSQEIMGAVTMTILIAVVSTLISTIIGTFAALSLSKSKKLVKDIILTANNVPIVNPEIVTAVGLLLLFVSFQLPRGYLTMLLAHIAFSIPYVIITVYPKVRSLDPNLAEAAKDLGATPLQALRLVVFPEIKVAVIAGAAIAFTMSFDDFVISYFTAGSATNISIYLYTLKRGIEPTINALSTIIIVVIGLIVTRNFMKTKKIQQESEE
- a CDS encoding ABC transporter permease, which codes for MFREPLKRREPKQSIKKTKMDSVVLLGIPYYVILTFLIVIPLGLILLYALTERVNDMFLTFSLKYFVQFAQEPLFIKAMVDSIYLAIVTTIVALMIGYPTAFIISKKKARTQALMILILTAPMWVNMLLRTMALKQLFEMFLPNLLGGNFSIVTGMVYVFLPFMVLPIYTVLSKIDPKLYEAAHDLGANRFETFMRVTLPLSITGVLSGITMVLLPAATTLVIPKYLGGGRYLIGNLIEDRFLKNGNWGYGSAIAIILSVIIMIMVYLTKKLDKNPEVDHD
- the potA gene encoding spermidine/putrescine ABC transporter ATP-binding protein, with the protein product MKKIIELKGITKEFGGQIVLRGIDLDIFENEFVTLLGPSGCGKTTTLRIIGGFVDPSQGEVLFNGVDMKNVPPHKRPTNTVFQRYALFPHLDVFENVAFGLRLKKDSNDKRSKKEKEQDIVDKVTKYLNMVGLKGFENRNIHKLSGGQQQRVAIARALINEPQVLLLDEPLAALDLKLRQEMQYELKEIQRNAGITFIFVTHDQEEALTMSDKIVVMNDGEIQQIGTPVDIYNEPINQFVASFIGESNLIEGVMKDDYLIHFDDKDYVCVDKGFKKNEVVDVVLRPEDLDIVSPEEGFINGVVDSVVFKGVHYEIDVKTSHRTYTIHTTDFHEEGKEVSIIFTPEDIHVMEKW
- the tnpA gene encoding IS200/IS605 family transposase, coding for MKLDTNSHSVFMLCYHLILVTKYRRRVFNDEVSNRAKDIFEYIASNYHITLIEWNHDSDHVHILFRSHPKTELSKFINAYKSASSRLIKQEFESVRKQLWKSYFWSQSFCLLTSGGAPTEVIKQYIESQGEPDEQSL
- a CDS encoding RNA-guided endonuclease InsQ/TnpB family protein; translation: MNKAFKFRIYPNESQKILIHMTLGHNRFLWNKMLEDKQRHYELTKNSLHLTPAQYKNDYPFLKDVDSLSLANTQLNQEKAFKRFFNHKQERPKFRSKKQDYGYTTNRVNNNIVLLKGYIKLPKLGEVKIKQHRTIPSEMILKSVTVSKSSTGKYYVSILYEYQKEIQKQVVKDAIGLDFSMTHFYVDSEGFKMDYPKDIQTDFNKLRVLQRSLSRRVKGSSNYDKKALEIALLYERIKHKRDDFLHKLSNAIAKRYDLVSVEGLNLIDMSQTSPYYAKQISRFGWTRFVSFLKYKLETQGKSLMMMDQWYPSSKRCSCCGDIKTDLKLSERVYDCPNCELHLDRDHNAAININREGLRQYKLAFQL
- a CDS encoding glycerophosphodiester phosphodiesterase, translated to MKHGLMNKLIAHRGGKYIGLENTKEAFQGAINLGYYGIELDIQPTKDGRLVVFHDLNIKRLANVDMNIIDCEWDYLKTVLLTKVEVDQQTYHGHIMLFKDFLNLIKNTQCRAFIEMKETFSTFYVHQMFEIIESSGIDKNQIIIIANLASISILIEIRKINQDIKLQFVAKTDYRNYLDDCIKYQIDLDISKSIYLENKEEFIDNIKRFHENGLEVNCWVVDDTALLKELEEIGVDYITTDSVNYPPLNRSGGFLSKPAYPPVTQ
- a CDS encoding dipeptidase — translated: MKKIKVFDAHTDILYDCYQSSLKGDINRFNDYHYNQLNHHMTGGIWTVYSPDEFNLFEALEVSKSLVDLDRFEVILGIEGLRNLKDVFELERIYQLGYRHAMLTWNEANQYATGVNGPKDQGLTQHGYEVLDFMIENDMIIDLSHLNEKSFYDVLNYTSKNILVSHSNLAKLMDHKRNLTDDQLKKLKEANGLLCLTAIGNFIAIDESDKNLDTWMKHLEEAIKIMGIDNVGFGFDFMDYFGPTKTMNLEELKNASEVGALLKKLAENGYSKEDIEKLTYYNIYNRFSRHIYKQSNQ
- the rsmH gene encoding 16S rRNA (cytosine(1402)-N(4))-methyltransferase RsmH codes for the protein MTTEKPKRRERYKGTYPKTFNQKYKEQNPEKYQETILKVIEKGNTPAGMHRPIMTTEILDFFDIKEGQIGLDLTLGYGGHTSQMLNVLNHKGHLHATDQDPIELPKTKERLESQGFTSSDFTLHHLNFKDLDLIGQTFDFILADLGVSSMQIDDPKRGFTFKQDGPLDLRMNPSEGVPASIRLQELTTDEIEGMLIENADEVYAHQIALEITKEKHSGNPIDTTKALYQIIKNALAFLPKNDRDDATKKAATRTFQALRIDVNSEYEVLFELLDKLPNFLNPGGKVAILSFHSGEDRLVKKAFKHFYNEGIYKQIDGPISPSNDEIYQNPRSRSAKLRTAIKT